CGCCCAGCTTGCGTGCGAGGTCGGCCGACTGCTCGAGCAACGCCAGGCCGTCCACCTCCTTGCGCGGTTCGACCGTGGTCAGGAGCAGCCCCAGGAAGCACCGGGCGTTGGCGACCAGCGGCAGGACGCCGCCCTCCTCGGCCACGGCCAGGGCCTCGCGGGCATGCGCCACCGCACCGGTTGAATCGCCCTCGAAATGCGCGATGCGCGCCAGCGACAGCAGGCAGCGCGCCAGGCCGGCGGCGTCGCCGGCGGCCCGGCAGGCCGGGATCGCCTCGCCGAAGCGCGCCCGCGCCTCGGCATTTTCGTGCCGCATCTGGTGCACGCGAGCGAGGGCGACCGCGCAGGTGGCGGTCGCCGCCTGGTCGTCCAGCGACCTCGCGAGCTGCATGCCCGCGTCGTAATGCTCGCGCGCCGCGTCCAGGCGGGCCGTCAGACGGCACAGATCGCCCATCGCCTGGCGGTAGCGCAGCTCGAGCCGGGGCGGCGCGCCATTCGCCATGGCCCTTGCGAAGCCGCTCCCCAGGAGGTGCTGGGCGTCGTGCACCGCCAGGAGGCCGAGGGCCTGGGTTCCAGCGGCGAGCGCCGCCTGGATGGCGGCGGCCTCGTCGGTGCCGGCCAGGTGGTGGCGGGCGATCGCCGCCAGGAGCGGCAAATCGTCCCCCCCGCCGGCTTCCAGGGCGCGCGCCGCGGCGGTGTGCAACTCGCGGCGTCGATCTACAGGAACCCGGTCGTAGAGCGCCTGCCAGGTGGCGCCCTGCAAGAAACGGAACGATCCGCCGACGACGGCCTCCACGATCCCGGCGCCGGCCAGGTCGAGCATCCGCGGGAAGAGGCGATCCGGGGACTCTCCCAGCGCGGCGGCCAGTATCTCCAGCGCGAACTCCTGGCCGCACACGGCCGCCGCCGCGGCGACCTCCAGGGCCGCCTCGTCCAGGCCGCGCGTGCGTGCCAGGGCGAGATCGCGCAGATCGTCCGGCAGATCGGCGTCCGCCCGGTCGGGCCTGACGCGCCAGGCGCCAGCCTCCCAGACGGCGACGCCGGAACGCGCCCAGTGGCCCACGACGGCCTCCAGCAAGCCCGGCGTGCCGCCGGTGAGCGCCTGGAGGCGGGCCGCGACGGGCTCCGGCACCGGCGCGCCGCCCAGCAGCGACGCCGCGACGGCGGCCGTGGCATCCCGCGGCAGGCCGGCGAGGGCCACCTCGCGGAACGGCGTCCCGAACTCCTCGGACTGGCCGGACGTCAGGATCCAGAGCCAGGGCGCGTCGGGATTGCCGCGCAGCAGGAGGCGCAGCAGGTCGCGGCTGGCGGCATCGGCATGCTCGTAGCCCTCCAGGACGAACACCGACCCACGGCGGCGCGCCGCGGCGCGCAGGGCTTCCGCGGCCGCGCCTTGCAGGCGGATGCGCTCTTCGTCGGGATCGAGAGCCGGCAGCGCCGTGCCGGCCCCGAGTTCGGGCAGCAGGCGCGCCAGGCCAGAAAGCTCTCCCTCGGCCAGATCTTCGCCGACCAGCGGGAGCACCAGGCGCAGGAGGTCGGCGAAGGGCTGATACGGGTAGGCGTCCGGCCGGCAGCGCACCGAAAACAGTTGCGCCTCCGCAAGCTGCACGCGCGTGCGGAACTCGTCGACAAGGCGCGTCTTGCCCGAACCCGGGGAACCGACGATCGCCAGGTGCTGGCTCGCGCCGCCGGCCAGGAGGCTCCCGAGCCGATCGGTCAGGATCGCCAGTTCGGCGTCGCGGCCCAGGAAGCGGGCGTGGCCCGGGAGCGGCATGGGCGGGCCCGCCGCGGCCACCGCGAGGCCGAGGGCCGTGGCCAGATCGGCGCATGAACCGAAGCGATCGGCCGGATCCTTCGCGAGCAGGCGCAGCACGGCGGCATCCCACGCCGGCTCGAGGTCGGGCCGGAGGCGCGCCGGGGCTACCGGCCGTTCGGCCAGCACCGCGCGGATCAGGGCGGCCGGTTCGGTGCCGCCGTCGAACGGCAGGCGGCCCGTCAGCAAGCGGTAGAGCAGCACGCCCACGCCGTACAGGTCGGCGCGGTGGTCCACGAGGCCCTTGCGCAGCACCTCGGGGGCCATGTAGGCGAGAGTGCCGAACGCCGCCGCGCCGCTGCGGCCGGCCTGCGCCGCCAGGCCCAGATCCAGCAGCACCAGCCGGCCGGCGGGAGTGACCCGGAGGTTGTCGGGCTTGATGTCGCCGTGGACAAGACCGCGTTCATGCAGCGCGGAAAGCGCCGCCAGCAATTGCTCGGCGAGCGCGGAGATCTCGCCCATCGGCCGGGGTTCGGCCGCGCCGGGGCTTTCGCCCTCCACCGC
This Candidatus Tanganyikabacteria bacterium DNA region includes the following protein-coding sequences:
- a CDS encoding AAA family ATPase → MDKIANRYRLQTLLGEGGMAKVYLAADEAAGRDVALKALGTGAAPEAVQRFRQEFWTMTQVRHPHLVEAYDFGTDPHHGPFFTMEAVEGESPGAAEPRPMGEISALAEQLLAALSALHERGLVHGDIKPDNLRVTPAGRLVLLDLGLAAQAGRSGAAAFGTLAYMAPEVLRKGLVDHRADLYGVGVLLYRLLTGRLPFDGGTEPAALIRAVLAERPVAPARLRPDLEPAWDAAVLRLLAKDPADRFGSCADLATALGLAVAAAGPPMPLPGHARFLGRDAELAILTDRLGSLLAGGASQHLAIVGSPGSGKTRLVDEFRTRVQLAEAQLFSVRCRPDAYPYQPFADLLRLVLPLVGEDLAEGELSGLARLLPELGAGTALPALDPDEERIRLQGAAAEALRAAARRRGSVFVLEGYEHADAASRDLLRLLLRGNPDAPWLWILTSGQSEEFGTPFREVALAGLPRDATAAVAASLLGGAPVPEPVAARLQALTGGTPGLLEAVVGHWARSGVAVWEAGAWRVRPDRADADLPDDLRDLALARTRGLDEAALEVAAAAAVCGQEFALEILAAALGESPDRLFPRMLDLAGAGIVEAVVGGSFRFLQGATWQALYDRVPVDRRRELHTAAARALEAGGGDDLPLLAAIARHHLAGTDEAAAIQAALAAGTQALGLLAVHDAQHLLGSGFARAMANGAPPRLELRYRQAMGDLCRLTARLDAAREHYDAGMQLARSLDDQAATATCAVALARVHQMRHENAEARARFGEAIPACRAAGDAAGLARCLLSLARIAHFEGDSTGAVAHAREALAVAEEGGVLPLVANARCFLGLLLTTVEPRKEVDGLALLEQSADLARKLGDRYQLNESTLNLGNVQLALGDFPGARASFESCVRYCQEMGAASEEVFALVSLAQVLVEMGRAAEALPHAEAASHLARSQGRKFPLAFALAMEAHSRLFLGELGRARTQIEDALEIARAISNRYVELLILGSRAEIQTWLGDWEGARATLAAARDLMVATANTEPELKLAILDGYLGALLLESEEPLRKALDVALRKHSQGLAARAMGYLAQLARRDGRLEEARQLAYEAGSVASEVHLVHVSGEMALLLGDLTRGEDRHEAYDYYFAALESGDLLRNPLLRALALHGLSETAETTGMAVNFWEQAVTELRKLVAPLASDDRERFLRYPERRAVHADRPALAPAEDTVTAGHLHRLTRFAAALSRQGSLEKVLELALGEILDLAGADRGFLLLYDGLELESRVIAARSEEVADLETFSSTIAKQVLWTGEPIYLVDALADERFSGARSVMALDLRTVLCLPLMHAGDVLGVIYVDSQAIQEPLAQPDLEVALALAQQAAGAIAGA